In Zingiber officinale cultivar Zhangliang chromosome 8B, Zo_v1.1, whole genome shotgun sequence, a single genomic region encodes these proteins:
- the LOC122016314 gene encoding EVI5-like protein encodes MDSSGFTKAEQSNSVEAFAKNGPVEDHHDDREQRRIRKWRKMIGVGGSDWKHYVRKKSHVVRRRIRKGIPDCLRGLVWQLISGSRDLLLMNPGVYEQLVIYETSASELDIIRDISRTFPSHVFYQQRHGPGQRSLYNVLKAYSVYDRDVGYVQGMGFLAGLLLLYMSEEDAFWLLVALLKGAIHAPMEGLYQPGLPLVQEYLRRFEQLVKEYLPNLGEHFSQEMINPSMYASQWFITVYSYSFPFPLALRIWDVFLYEGVKVVFQIGLALLRFCHDDLIKLPFEKLLHALKNFPDEAMNPDTLLPLAFSIKVSKRLEELKGEHEKKNERSLLQLSMPISSSNLPIQKPSAVE; translated from the exons ATGGACAGTTCTGGATTTACAAAGGCAGAGCAGAGCAATTCTGTGGAGGCGTTTGCTAAAAATGGACCAGTGGAAGACCATCACGATGACAG AGAACAGAGGAGGATACGAAAGTGGAGGAAAATGATTGGTGTCGGTGGTAGTGACTGGAAACATTATGTTAGAAAAAAATCTCATGTAGTTAGAAGGCGTATCAGAAAAGGAATCCCTGACTGTCTGAGAGGACTTGTATGGCAGTTGATATCTGGAAGTAGAGACCTCCTCCTCATGAATCCAGGAGTTTATGAG CAACTAGTAATATATGAGACATCAGCATCAGAATTGGACATTATTCGTGACATATCTCGTACATTTCCTTCACATGTTTTCTACCAACAGAGACATGGGCCAGGCCAAAGATCACTGTACAATGTTCTGAAGGCTTACTCTGTATATGACAGGGATGttggatatgttcag GGTATGGGCTTCTTAGCGGGTCTGTTGCTTCTGTACATGAGTGAAGAGGATGCATTTTGGCTATTAGTTGCCTTGTTAAAAGGAGCAATTCATGCTCCGATGGAAGGTTTGTACCAG CCTGGTTTACCACTGGTTCAAGAATACCTGCGTCGGTTTGAGCAATTGGTGAAAGAATATTTACCAAATTTGGGAGAACATTTTTCTCAAGAGATGATTAATCCAAGCATGTATGCTAGTCAATGGTTCATAACTGTGTattcatactcattcccatttcCTCTCGCACTTCGCATCTGGGATGTCTTTCTGTATGAG GGTGTTAAAGTTGTTTTTCAAATCGGTTTGGCCTTATTAAGATTCTGTCACGATGACTTG ATAAAATTACCTTTTGAGAAACTTCTACATGCTCTCAAAAACTTCCCTGATGAAGCAATGAATCCAGATACACTATTACCACTTGCCTTCTCAATAAAG GTGTCAAAACGCTTAGAGGAGCTTAAGGGAGAGCAtgaaaagaaaaatgagagaTCATTGCTACAATTGAGTATGCCAATTAGCAGCTCCAACCTACCAATCCAGAAACCATCTGCCGTTGAGTGA
- the LOC122014662 gene encoding 3-oxoacyl-[acyl-carrier-protein] synthase 3 B, chloroplastic-like isoform X1 gives MANALGLVSSSARSFRERKLEPWAFRRFGSRRALLGCFRAAMDGNVLGAVALSSSQRQRKKNCRVVGLGSKLVGSGSAVPKLTISNDDLAQIVETSDEWISVRTGIRNRRVLTGNETLGGLAAEAAKGALLMAEVEADAVDLVILCTSTPDDLFGGGSQIQRDLGCKNAWAFDITAACSGFIIGLITATRFIKGGGFQNILVIGADALSRNVDWTDRGTCILFGDAAGAVLVQACNSEEDGLLGFDVHSDGNGHRQLHALATYDHAAESNGTRLFPPKRSSYSCIQMNGQEVFRFAVRCVPQSIEAALEEAGIPSSSIDWLLLHQANQRIIDAVAGRLEIPHEKVISNLANYGNTSAASIPLALDEVVRAGKVQAGNTIATAGFGAGLTWGSAIIRWR, from the exons ATGGCCAACGCCCTAGGGCTCGTCTCGTCGTCCGCGCGTTCCTTCCGGGAGAGAAAGCTGGAGCCTTGGGCGTTTCGGAGGTTTGGATCCAGGAGGGCGCTGCTCGGATGCTTCCGCGCTGCGATGGATGGTAATGTCCTTGGCGCCGTCGCGTTGAGTTCGTCTCAGCGCCAAAG AAAGAAAAACTGCAGAGTTGTTGGCCTGGGGTCAAAACTTGTTGGATCAGGATCTGCTGTTCCAAAGCTCACCATTTCCAATGATGATCTTGCACAAATTGTTGAAACCTCAGATGAATGGATTTCTGTTCGGACAGGGATTCGGAATAGGAGAGTTCTTACAG GAAATGAAACGTTGGGTGGCTTAGCTGCAGAGGCAGCAAAAGGGGCTCTTCTAATGGCCGAAGTAGAAGCTGATGCAGTTGATCTAGTCATATTGTGCACATCAACGCCAGATGATTTGTTTGGAGGTGGCTCTCAG ATACAAAGGGACTTGGGATGCAAAAATGCTTGGGCTTTTGACATAACAGCTGCTTGTAGTGGATTTATCATTGGCCTAATTACTGCTACTCGCTTCATTAAAG GTGGTGGGTTTCAGAATATCCTGGTAATTGGTGCAGATGCTCTTTCACGCAATGTGGACTGGACAGACAGAGGCACGTGCATCCTTTTTGGCGATGCAGCTGGTGCGGTGCTTGTCCAG GCATGCAACAGTGAAGAAGATGGCTTGCTTGGTTTCGATGTTCACAGCGATGGGAATGGCCACAG GCAATTACATGCTCTAGCAACGTATGATCATGCAGCGGAAAGTAATGGCACCCGTCTATTTCCTCCAAAGAGATCATCGTATTCTTGCATTCAGATGAATGGCCAGGAGGTCTTCCGCTTTGCAGTTCGATGCGTTCCACAATCTATCGAAGCTGCATTGGAGGAAGCTGGCATTCCAAGTTCTAGTATCGATTGGTTGCTGCTCCATCAG GCAAACCAACGGATCATAGATGCGGTTGCGGGCCGGTTAGAGATCCCTCACGAAAAGGTCATATCGAATTTGGCTAACTATGGAAACACAAGCGCAGCATCGATTCCTCTAGCACTGGATGAGGTCGTTCGGGCTGGAAAGGTTCAGGCTGGCAACACCATTGCGACTGCTGGGTTCGGAGCTGGACTCACTTGGGGTTCCGCAATCATTAGGTGGAGATGA
- the LOC122014662 gene encoding 3-oxoacyl-[acyl-carrier-protein] synthase 3 A, chloroplastic-like isoform X2 codes for MANALGLVSSSARSFRERKLEPWAFRRFGSRRALLGCFRAAMDGNVLGAVALSSSQRQRVVGLGSKLVGSGSAVPKLTISNDDLAQIVETSDEWISVRTGIRNRRVLTGNETLGGLAAEAAKGALLMAEVEADAVDLVILCTSTPDDLFGGGSQIQRDLGCKNAWAFDITAACSGFIIGLITATRFIKGGGFQNILVIGADALSRNVDWTDRGTCILFGDAAGAVLVQACNSEEDGLLGFDVHSDGNGHRQLHALATYDHAAESNGTRLFPPKRSSYSCIQMNGQEVFRFAVRCVPQSIEAALEEAGIPSSSIDWLLLHQANQRIIDAVAGRLEIPHEKVISNLANYGNTSAASIPLALDEVVRAGKVQAGNTIATAGFGAGLTWGSAIIRWR; via the exons ATGGCCAACGCCCTAGGGCTCGTCTCGTCGTCCGCGCGTTCCTTCCGGGAGAGAAAGCTGGAGCCTTGGGCGTTTCGGAGGTTTGGATCCAGGAGGGCGCTGCTCGGATGCTTCCGCGCTGCGATGGATGGTAATGTCCTTGGCGCCGTCGCGTTGAGTTCGTCTCAGCGCCAAAG AGTTGTTGGCCTGGGGTCAAAACTTGTTGGATCAGGATCTGCTGTTCCAAAGCTCACCATTTCCAATGATGATCTTGCACAAATTGTTGAAACCTCAGATGAATGGATTTCTGTTCGGACAGGGATTCGGAATAGGAGAGTTCTTACAG GAAATGAAACGTTGGGTGGCTTAGCTGCAGAGGCAGCAAAAGGGGCTCTTCTAATGGCCGAAGTAGAAGCTGATGCAGTTGATCTAGTCATATTGTGCACATCAACGCCAGATGATTTGTTTGGAGGTGGCTCTCAG ATACAAAGGGACTTGGGATGCAAAAATGCTTGGGCTTTTGACATAACAGCTGCTTGTAGTGGATTTATCATTGGCCTAATTACTGCTACTCGCTTCATTAAAG GTGGTGGGTTTCAGAATATCCTGGTAATTGGTGCAGATGCTCTTTCACGCAATGTGGACTGGACAGACAGAGGCACGTGCATCCTTTTTGGCGATGCAGCTGGTGCGGTGCTTGTCCAG GCATGCAACAGTGAAGAAGATGGCTTGCTTGGTTTCGATGTTCACAGCGATGGGAATGGCCACAG GCAATTACATGCTCTAGCAACGTATGATCATGCAGCGGAAAGTAATGGCACCCGTCTATTTCCTCCAAAGAGATCATCGTATTCTTGCATTCAGATGAATGGCCAGGAGGTCTTCCGCTTTGCAGTTCGATGCGTTCCACAATCTATCGAAGCTGCATTGGAGGAAGCTGGCATTCCAAGTTCTAGTATCGATTGGTTGCTGCTCCATCAG GCAAACCAACGGATCATAGATGCGGTTGCGGGCCGGTTAGAGATCCCTCACGAAAAGGTCATATCGAATTTGGCTAACTATGGAAACACAAGCGCAGCATCGATTCCTCTAGCACTGGATGAGGTCGTTCGGGCTGGAAAGGTTCAGGCTGGCAACACCATTGCGACTGCTGGGTTCGGAGCTGGACTCACTTGGGGTTCCGCAATCATTAGGTGGAGATGA